From a single Erpetoichthys calabaricus chromosome 1, fErpCal1.3, whole genome shotgun sequence genomic region:
- the tcima gene encoding transcriptional and immune response regulator a: MICKFELQNRVKIGSMSSESPVLRRVSPSIHGNRFDTAHRKKALPHIFENVSQDAVQRLFQRAGDHREAERAHIVMRIDQDPEEMAKALIALKQKKKDKFLQILGLARFLLKL, translated from the coding sequence ATGATCTGTAAGTTCGAATTGCAGAACAGAGTCAAGATCGGCAGTATGTCTTCTGAAAGCCCAGTTCTACGACGGGTGAGCCCCTCCATCCACGGCAATAGGTTCGACACAGCGCACCGCAAGAAAGCCTTGCCGCACATCTTCGAGAACGTCAGCCAGGACGCCGTGCAGCGGCTCTTCCAGAGAGCCGGGGACCATCGAGAGGCGGAGAGGGCACACATAGTGATGCGTATCGACCAAGACCCTGAGGAAATGGCCAAGGCGCTGATTGctctgaaacagaaaaagaaagacaagttTCTGCAGATTCTCGGTCTCGCCAGGTTTCTGCTAAAGTTGTAA